The Coffea arabica cultivar ET-39 chromosome 1e, Coffea Arabica ET-39 HiFi, whole genome shotgun sequence genome has a window encoding:
- the LOC140008612 gene encoding uncharacterized protein, which produces METAAQCVRGKPRLDHADCDADVQVLGANEEKGKKGKGKRKSGNASSGSLMSTASGSMTGRYFRALDTIESLVSRKKSSSMSVLVSSSTKHRSGRDGSKKSEYNVVIAQLRGLENVTYVAKMSAVEILKDPQELAIWNLAGSDVDRITFMKHRGYLPPEHGTQKPPPPPPL; this is translated from the coding sequence ATGGAGACTGCTGCACAATGTGTACGAGGAAAGCCCAGGTTGGACCATGCGGACTGCGATGCTGATGTACAAGTATTAGGGGCAAATGAAGAGAAAGGGAAGAAGGGTAAAGGAAAGCGAAAGTCTGGTAACGCATCAAGCGGTAGTCTTATGTCTACCGCCTCTGGTTCAATGACTGGTAGATACTTTAGGGCTCTTGACACCATTGAGTCGCTTGTTAGTCGAAAGAAGAGTAGCAGCATGAGTGTGTTAGTAAGCTCTTCGACCAAGCATCGTTCTGGCCGAGATGGATCGAAGAAATCGGAGTACAATGTTGTCATTGCTCAACTTCGGGGATTAGAGAACGTGACCTACGTAGCCAAAATGTCCGCTGTTGAAATATTGAAGGACCCTCAAGAGCTGGCTATTTGGAATTTAGCTGGATCAGACGTCGACCGCATCACCTTTATGAAGCATCGAGGCTATCTCCCGCCAGAACATGGCACTCAGAAGCCCCCTCCCCCACCGCCGTTATAG
- the LOC113692121 gene encoding uncharacterized protein, producing MRFTYVKVGWEGSAHDFRILRDILLDPNCVFPMRPAGKYYAVDATYINMPGFIAPFKGAWGTPQERAVKALFNRRHASLRNIIECTFGVLKKQFSILKRLMQNYLMATQNNIVLTYCVLHNFMRDHVPNNTYFVEKEADAVLADNLD from the exons ATGAGATTCACTTATGTCAAGGTAGGGTGGGAGGGTAGTGCTCATGATTTTAGGATCTTACGAGATATTTTACTTGATCCTAATTGTGTCTTTCCAATGCGACCAGCAG GCAAATATTATGCAGTGGATGCGACATACATAAATATGCCAGGATTTATAGCTCCCTTTAAGGGCGCATGGGGAACCCCACAGGAGCGGGCAGTAAAAGCACTTTTCAATAGACGTCATGCATCGTTAAGAAACATTATAGAATGCACATTTGGTGTCTTGAAAAAGCAATTTTCGATACTGAAGAGGCTTATGCAGAACTATTTGATGGCAACGCAAAATAACATTGTCCTTACTTATTGTGTCTTGCACAACTTCATGCGCGATCATGTTCCTAATAACacatattttgttgaaaaagaagctGATGCAGTATTGGCAGATAATTTAGACTAG
- the LOC140016143 gene encoding uncharacterized protein, which translates to MDHYRNRHDGLSHNILTMCDHNMRFTYVSVGWEGSVHDSRILRDILLDPNCAFPMPPAGKYYAVKALFNRRHASLRNIIKRAFDVLKKQFSILKRLMQNYLMATQNNIILVYYVLHNFIRDHVPNDAYFVEKETVAVLTDNLD; encoded by the exons ATGGATCATTACCGGAACAGGCATGACGGCTTATCACACAACATTCTAACCATGTGTGATCATAATATGAGATTCACTTATGTCAGTGTAGGGTGGGAGGGTAGTGTCCATGATTCTAGGATCTTACGAGATATTTTACTTGATCCTAATTGTGCATTTCCAATGCCACCAGCAG GCAAATATTATGCGGTGAAAGCACTTTTCAACAGACGCCATGCATCGTTAAGAAACATTATAAAACGCGCATTTGATGTCTTAAAAAAGCAATTTTCGATACTAAAGAGGCTCATGCAGAACTATTTGATGGCAACACAAAATAACATTATCCTTGTTTATTATGTCTTGCACAACTTCATACGCGATCATGTTCCTAATGACgcatattttgttgaaaaagaaactGTTGCAGTATTGACAGATAATTTAGACTAA